A stretch of the Aphis gossypii isolate Hap1 chromosome 2, ASM2018417v2, whole genome shotgun sequence genome encodes the following:
- the LOC114125885 gene encoding uncharacterized protein LOC114125885 isoform X2, with protein sequence MTDSDLSEISSTSDVNYSDIDFDTPNTTDMKFSDVSDYPCDESSVGNISFEKKKKLGVRSLDQDSPSSFSENELDAVSLSSYVTSYGNTSQYDTKCAVILCNSNARNQFDKLFFINFPRDNKSLCEIWWRLCGHHGLFNPSSKICSIHFKADDFTSNMVRRDGKLYRQTILKNNYIVPTLYLQPYEYAKFTRKRKKRVNGISKHKKSKSIDVCVIQGCKKTSFKNGKTTLFFKFPLENKFLLKKWLNNIGLPYWKPLKTNRICSDHFESYYIVKIDGVYQLKKYAVPSIKAKNLFVMNHTNNNNGKFKTSVNDPISPSDFNRLEFNMVDKNTLVVEEKKRKNGNIRKTNLLTSLERKINQQLKKYDKILEATSLTNSPVLQDSDKEEHFLTKCNKTNVEETLDDVNNFKELQSTKKTNLSLTKQYLESFEKEIAKERENINGNLNSNDIDLEYVYLDILNDVNMNASGVMEVQPTCDTNNSLNVKNNTDELEFETSKNGLNSMSVESMKENILFEEKEEMNKISNNNDIDLEYVYMGMLNDESMMGVQPIYDTNLSIKDESNVTETVFETNKNNSKNTIVESPVLKIAEEIPDSIIYDQVLSECYGEMLPPYCDQNCQLKCYYSVPGPQRREIFNEFNKLQNVIEQNCKIAQLVQLVMVENIESNFERLWASSSNTGLDTVSNE encoded by the exons ATGACGGATTCCGATTTGAGTGAAATTTCTTCCACAAGCGATGTAAATTATTCGGACATCGACTTCGATACACCGAATACAACGGACATGAAGTTCAGTGACGTCAGTGACTACCCATGTGATGAAAGTTCTGTTGGgaatatttcatttgaaaaa aaaaaaaaactaggtgTGAGATCATTGGACCAGGATTCGCCGTCATCGTTTTCAGAAAATGAATTAGACGCTGTGTCGTTATCTTCATATGTAACGAGTTATGgaaat ACCAGCCAGTATGATACTAAATGTGCtgttatattgtgtaattcAAATGCAAGAAATcagtttgataaattatttttcatcaattttccTAGGGATAATAAAAGTCTTTGTGAAATTTGGTGGAGATTATGTGGACACCATGGTTTGTTTAATCCTTCGTCAAAGATATGCTCTATTCACTTTAAAGCAGACGATTTTACTTCTAATATGGTAAGAAGAGATGGAAAACTCTATAGAcaaactattttgaaaaataattatattgtaccaaCTCTTTATCTACAACCATATGAGTATGCAAAGTTTACTAGAAAACGGAAAAAACGTGTTAATGGTATTAGCA aacacaagaaatcaaaatcaattgaTGTATGTGTAATTCAAGGCTGTAAGAAaacttcttttaaaaatgggaaaactacattatttttcaa ATTTCcacttgaaaataaatttctgcttaaaaaatggttaaataaTATCGGATTGCCTTATTGGAAGCcattaaaaactaatcgaATATGCTCTGATCATTTTGAAAGTTATTACATTGTGAAGATTGATGGTGTTTATCAACTTAAAAAGTATGCAGTTCCATCAATAAAagcaaaa aacTTGTTTGTCATGAACcacacaaataacaataatgggAAGTTCAAAACATCTGTTAATGATCCCATTAGTCCATCTGATTTTAATAGGCTAGAATTTAATATGGtagataaaaatactttagtagtcgaagaaaaaaaaagaaaaaatggtaatattagaaaaactaatttacTAACTTCATTAGAACGTAAGATAAATCAACAACTAaagaaatatgataaaatacttGAAGCTACATCACTTACAAATTCTCCAGTATTGCAAGATAGTGATAAAG AAGAACATTTCTTaacaaaatgcaataaaacaaatgttgaGGAAACATTGGATGatgtcaataattttaaagaattacaATCTACTAAGAAgactaatttaagtttaacaaaacaatatctaGAATCATTTGAGAAAGAAATTGCAAAag AAAGAGAAAACATAAatggaaatttaaatagtaatgacATTGATTTAGAATATGTCTATTTGgatatattaaatgatgttAATATGAATGCAAGTGGTGTGATGGAAGTTCAACCTACATGTGATACAAACAATAGCTTAAATG ttaaaaataatacagatgAATTGGAATTTGAAACGAGTAAAAATGGTTTGAATAGTATGTCTGTAGAATCAATGAaggaaaatatattgtttgaag aaaaagaagagatgaataaaatttcaaataataatgatattgattTGGAATATGTTTATATGGGTATGTTAAATGATGAAAGTATGATGGGAGTACAACCTATATATGATACTAACCTTAGTATAAAAG atgaaaGTAATGTAACTGAAACagtatttgaaacaaataaaaataattcaaaaaatacaattgtagAATCACCAGTGCTTAAAATTGCTGAAG AAATTCCTGATTCTATCATTTATGATCAAGTTTTATCAGAATGTTATGGAGAAATGCTTCCACCTTATTGTGACCAAAATTGCCagctaaaatgttattattctgTACCTGGTCCCCAACGAAgagaaatttttaatgaattcaataaattgcAAAATGTGATTGAACAGAACTGTAAAATTGCTCAATTAGTACAATTGGTTATGGTTGAAAATATagaaagtaattttgaaag acTCTGGGCATCGTCAAGCAATACTGGTCTGGACACTGTGTCAAACGAATAG
- the LOC114125885 gene encoding uncharacterized protein LOC114125885 isoform X1 translates to MTDSDLSEISSTSDVNYSDIDFDTPNTTDMKFSDVSDYPCDESSVGNISFEKKKKLGVRSLDQDSPSSFSENELDAVSLSSYVTSYGNTSQYDTKCAVILCNSNARNQFDKLFFINFPRDNKSLCEIWWRLCGHHGLFNPSSKICSIHFKADDFTSNMVRRDGKLYRQTILKNNYIVPTLYLQPYEYAKFTRKRKKRVNGISKHKKSKSIDVCVIQGCKKTSFKNGKTTLFFKFPLENKFLLKKWLNNIGLPYWKPLKTNRICSDHFESYYIVKIDGVYQLKKYAVPSIKAKNLFVMNHTNNNNGKFKTSVNDPISPSDFNRLEFNMVDKNTLVVEEKKRKNGNIRKTNLLTSLERKINQQLKKYDKILEATSLTNSPVLQDSDKEEHFLTKCNKTNVEETLDDVNNFKELQSTKKTNLSLTKQYLESFEKEIAKERENINGNLNSNDIDLEYVYLDILNDVNMNASGVMEVQPTCDTNNSLNVKNNTDELEFETSKNGLNSMSVESMKENILFEEKEEMNKISNNNDIDLEYVYMGMLNDESMMGVQPIYDTNLSIKDESNVTETVFETNKNNSKNTIVESPVLKIAEEIPDSIIYDQVLSECYGEMLPPYCDQNCQLKCYYSVPGPQRREIFNEFNKLQNVIEQNCKIAQLVQLVMVENIESNFERFVTYHLTMNKESVKVCQLFFINTLGISEHRLDAILKPVNYNWYINSDAALKANVPKEATTINEQIIITNFVKESLKLLDKDYNLYVPESDTEIDLENVPSQEQEKVLMYIKSIPRILCVPKFPGDVKKQLFETSICMGYMYKTYSENYIKNKIPPPYTKRQFKKIYNLYMKSHLKMV, encoded by the exons ATGACGGATTCCGATTTGAGTGAAATTTCTTCCACAAGCGATGTAAATTATTCGGACATCGACTTCGATACACCGAATACAACGGACATGAAGTTCAGTGACGTCAGTGACTACCCATGTGATGAAAGTTCTGTTGGgaatatttcatttgaaaaa aaaaaaaaactaggtgTGAGATCATTGGACCAGGATTCGCCGTCATCGTTTTCAGAAAATGAATTAGACGCTGTGTCGTTATCTTCATATGTAACGAGTTATGgaaat ACCAGCCAGTATGATACTAAATGTGCtgttatattgtgtaattcAAATGCAAGAAATcagtttgataaattatttttcatcaattttccTAGGGATAATAAAAGTCTTTGTGAAATTTGGTGGAGATTATGTGGACACCATGGTTTGTTTAATCCTTCGTCAAAGATATGCTCTATTCACTTTAAAGCAGACGATTTTACTTCTAATATGGTAAGAAGAGATGGAAAACTCTATAGAcaaactattttgaaaaataattatattgtaccaaCTCTTTATCTACAACCATATGAGTATGCAAAGTTTACTAGAAAACGGAAAAAACGTGTTAATGGTATTAGCA aacacaagaaatcaaaatcaattgaTGTATGTGTAATTCAAGGCTGTAAGAAaacttcttttaaaaatgggaaaactacattatttttcaa ATTTCcacttgaaaataaatttctgcttaaaaaatggttaaataaTATCGGATTGCCTTATTGGAAGCcattaaaaactaatcgaATATGCTCTGATCATTTTGAAAGTTATTACATTGTGAAGATTGATGGTGTTTATCAACTTAAAAAGTATGCAGTTCCATCAATAAAagcaaaa aacTTGTTTGTCATGAACcacacaaataacaataatgggAAGTTCAAAACATCTGTTAATGATCCCATTAGTCCATCTGATTTTAATAGGCTAGAATTTAATATGGtagataaaaatactttagtagtcgaagaaaaaaaaagaaaaaatggtaatattagaaaaactaatttacTAACTTCATTAGAACGTAAGATAAATCAACAACTAaagaaatatgataaaatacttGAAGCTACATCACTTACAAATTCTCCAGTATTGCAAGATAGTGATAAAG AAGAACATTTCTTaacaaaatgcaataaaacaaatgttgaGGAAACATTGGATGatgtcaataattttaaagaattacaATCTACTAAGAAgactaatttaagtttaacaaaacaatatctaGAATCATTTGAGAAAGAAATTGCAAAag AAAGAGAAAACATAAatggaaatttaaatagtaatgacATTGATTTAGAATATGTCTATTTGgatatattaaatgatgttAATATGAATGCAAGTGGTGTGATGGAAGTTCAACCTACATGTGATACAAACAATAGCTTAAATG ttaaaaataatacagatgAATTGGAATTTGAAACGAGTAAAAATGGTTTGAATAGTATGTCTGTAGAATCAATGAaggaaaatatattgtttgaag aaaaagaagagatgaataaaatttcaaataataatgatattgattTGGAATATGTTTATATGGGTATGTTAAATGATGAAAGTATGATGGGAGTACAACCTATATATGATACTAACCTTAGTATAAAAG atgaaaGTAATGTAACTGAAACagtatttgaaacaaataaaaataattcaaaaaatacaattgtagAATCACCAGTGCTTAAAATTGCTGAAG AAATTCCTGATTCTATCATTTATGATCAAGTTTTATCAGAATGTTATGGAGAAATGCTTCCACCTTATTGTGACCAAAATTGCCagctaaaatgttattattctgTACCTGGTCCCCAACGAAgagaaatttttaatgaattcaataaattgcAAAATGTGATTGAACAGAACTGTAAAATTGCTCAATTAGTACAATTGGTTATGGTTGAAAATATagaaagtaattttgaaagGTTTGTGACATACCATTTAACTATGAATAAGGAATCTGTAAAGGTTTgccaattgttttttattaatacattgggTATTTCTGAACACCGTCTTGATGCCATTTTGAAACCCGTCAATTACAATTGGTATATAAATAGTGATGCTGCATTAAAAGCCAATGTTCCAAAAGAAGCAACCACAATAAATGAGCAAATTATAATCACAAATTTTGTGAAAGaatctttaaaattgttagataaggattacaatttatatgtcCCTGAGAGTGATACAGAAATAGATCTGGAAAATGTACCATCCCAAGAACAAGAAAAAgtgttaatgtatataaaaagtattccTAGAATTTTATGTGTACCCAAATTCCCTGGAGATGTAaagaaacaattatttgaaaccAGTATTTGTATGGGGtacatgtataaaacatattctgaaaattatattaaaaataaaattccgcCGCCATATACAAAACGTCAGTTTAAGAAAATCTATAACCTGTATATGAAGTCTCACTTAAAAATggtttga
- the LOC114125888 gene encoding uncharacterized protein LOC114125888 isoform X1 — MELTINTSSFTDYLHMHKKSNRNRGSITKRLRAKSKNTFLAFNEWFEKEHDYCLPIKKRSEYDLKCNTSKLDNEDFDAINKSLKLDSLSSDVSKTTNLEKINVNNELSSCSLYAIDVTTELLKDALLENQKNQINYIQSTKISKDSIHSSDDYVSNILNSCNQSDITPRLNDKNIIQPSDNKKEKLCVSRECTPPKFSPMDIDSDMIKLFPTLDYSTEHNLNDFSRKQESNYNEINIETKTTILTENPEETISVKPVLVNKSIVDTVSQSLPIESDSKVKSKLPNNLQKLSAGNLANIIIDHQLASEQYISIFNRYKSKSEEQFIEQVENPGPLLLRDLLCGSKPKTIISPYTHRHLKPYIFRDLVTKPLWLQMLNELKEHFRKKKGLPKTTEIQSIDYSYVRAKHINSVNTLARQFFWPGIDLTESLLYPDFSVIALYKNLVIGFGFMVPDISTNENYITFLFTRPHWTNCGIAKFMIYHLIQTCMTRDITLHVAVNNPAMILYQKFGFKIEEFVQNFYENYIPADSEMSKHAFFIRLRSNLKNKVN; from the exons ATGGAATTGACCATTAATACAAGTAGTTTTACCGATTACCTGCATATGCATAAGAAATCAAATAGAAACCGTGGTTCAATAACGAAACGTTTGAGagctaaaagtaaaaacacatttttagcaTTCAATGAATGGTTTGAAAAAGAACATGATTATTGTTTGCCGATCAAAAAAAGAAGTGaa tatgATCTGAAGTGTAATACCTCCAAATTAGATAATGAAGATTTTGAtgcaattaataaatcattaaaattagattCTTTATCATCAGATGtttcaaaaacaacaaatctagagaaaataaatgtgaataaTGAGTTATCTAGTTGTAGCTTATATGCTATTGATGTAACAACAGA attattaaaagATGCATTactagaaaatcaaaaaaatcaaataaattatatacagtcgacaaaaatatcaaaagacAGTATTCATTCTTCTGATGATtatgtatctaatattttaaatagttgtaaCCAAAGTGATATTACTCCAag attgaatgataaaaacattatacaaccaagtgataataaaaaagaaaaattgtgtGTTTCAAGAGAATGTACACCGCCAAAATTTTCACCCATGGACATCGACAGTGACATGATTAAACTGTTCCCAACTTTAGATTATTCCACAGAACATAATTTAAacga tttTTCTAGAAAACAAGAAtccaattataatgaaattaatattgaaacaaaaactACCATTTTAACTGAAAACCCAGAAGAAACTATAAGTGTGAAGCCAGTTTTggttaataaatcaattgttGATACTGTTTCTCAATCTTTACCAATAGAAAGTGATAGTAaagttaaatctaaattaccTAACAATTTACAGAAATTATCAGCTGGCAATCtggctaatataataatagaccaTCAATTAGCATCTgaacaatatataagtatatttaatcgaTATAAG AGCAAGTCAGaagaacaatttattgaaCAGGTTGAAAATCCAGGTCCTTTATTATTGAGAGATCTTCTTTGTGGTTCAAAACCCAAAACTATTATTAGTCCTTACACTCATAG gCATTTAAAACCATATATATTCAGAGATTTAGTGACTAAACCGCTGTGGTTACAAATGTTGAATGAATTAAAAgaacattttagaaaaaaaaaaggattacCCAAAACTACAGAAATTCAATCAATTGACTACAGTTATGTTCGTGCAAAACACATAAACTCAGTGAATACATTGGCGAGACAATTTTTCTGGCCTGGAATCGACT taactgAAAGTTTATTGTATCCAGACTTCAGTGTCATTGCGTTATACAAAAACTTAGTAATTGGTTTTGGTTTCATGGTTCCAGACATAAgtacaaatgaaaattatataacatttttgttcacTCGTCCCCATTGGACTAATTGTGGTATTgctaaatttatgatttatcatttaattcag acttGCATGACCAGAGATATCACATTACATGTCGCCGTAAATAATCCagctatgatattatatcaaaagttTGGATTCAAAATTGAAgaatttgtacaaaatttttatgaaaattatattcctGCCGATTCAGAAATGTCTAAACACGctttttttatacgtttacgcagtaacttaaaaaacaaagttaACTAA
- the LOC114125888 gene encoding uncharacterized protein LOC114125888 isoform X2, with amino-acid sequence MELTINTSSFTDYLHMHKKSNRNRGSITKRLRAKSKNTFLAFNEWFEKEHDYCLPIKKRSEYDLKCNTSKLDNEDFDAINKSLKLDSLSSDVSKTTNLEKINVNNELSSCSLYAIDVTTELLKDALLENQKNQINYIQSTKISKDSIHSSDDYVSNILNSCNQSDITPRECTPPKFSPMDIDSDMIKLFPTLDYSTEHNLNDFSRKQESNYNEINIETKTTILTENPEETISVKPVLVNKSIVDTVSQSLPIESDSKVKSKLPNNLQKLSAGNLANIIIDHQLASEQYISIFNRYKSKSEEQFIEQVENPGPLLLRDLLCGSKPKTIISPYTHRHLKPYIFRDLVTKPLWLQMLNELKEHFRKKKGLPKTTEIQSIDYSYVRAKHINSVNTLARQFFWPGIDLTESLLYPDFSVIALYKNLVIGFGFMVPDISTNENYITFLFTRPHWTNCGIAKFMIYHLIQTCMTRDITLHVAVNNPAMILYQKFGFKIEEFVQNFYENYIPADSEMSKHAFFIRLRSNLKNKVN; translated from the exons ATGGAATTGACCATTAATACAAGTAGTTTTACCGATTACCTGCATATGCATAAGAAATCAAATAGAAACCGTGGTTCAATAACGAAACGTTTGAGagctaaaagtaaaaacacatttttagcaTTCAATGAATGGTTTGAAAAAGAACATGATTATTGTTTGCCGATCAAAAAAAGAAGTGaa tatgATCTGAAGTGTAATACCTCCAAATTAGATAATGAAGATTTTGAtgcaattaataaatcattaaaattagattCTTTATCATCAGATGtttcaaaaacaacaaatctagagaaaataaatgtgaataaTGAGTTATCTAGTTGTAGCTTATATGCTATTGATGTAACAACAGA attattaaaagATGCATTactagaaaatcaaaaaaatcaaataaattatatacagtcgacaaaaatatcaaaagacAGTATTCATTCTTCTGATGATtatgtatctaatattttaaatagttgtaaCCAAAGTGATATTACTCCAag AGAATGTACACCGCCAAAATTTTCACCCATGGACATCGACAGTGACATGATTAAACTGTTCCCAACTTTAGATTATTCCACAGAACATAATTTAAacga tttTTCTAGAAAACAAGAAtccaattataatgaaattaatattgaaacaaaaactACCATTTTAACTGAAAACCCAGAAGAAACTATAAGTGTGAAGCCAGTTTTggttaataaatcaattgttGATACTGTTTCTCAATCTTTACCAATAGAAAGTGATAGTAaagttaaatctaaattaccTAACAATTTACAGAAATTATCAGCTGGCAATCtggctaatataataatagaccaTCAATTAGCATCTgaacaatatataagtatatttaatcgaTATAAG AGCAAGTCAGaagaacaatttattgaaCAGGTTGAAAATCCAGGTCCTTTATTATTGAGAGATCTTCTTTGTGGTTCAAAACCCAAAACTATTATTAGTCCTTACACTCATAG gCATTTAAAACCATATATATTCAGAGATTTAGTGACTAAACCGCTGTGGTTACAAATGTTGAATGAATTAAAAgaacattttagaaaaaaaaaaggattacCCAAAACTACAGAAATTCAATCAATTGACTACAGTTATGTTCGTGCAAAACACATAAACTCAGTGAATACATTGGCGAGACAATTTTTCTGGCCTGGAATCGACT taactgAAAGTTTATTGTATCCAGACTTCAGTGTCATTGCGTTATACAAAAACTTAGTAATTGGTTTTGGTTTCATGGTTCCAGACATAAgtacaaatgaaaattatataacatttttgttcacTCGTCCCCATTGGACTAATTGTGGTATTgctaaatttatgatttatcatttaattcag acttGCATGACCAGAGATATCACATTACATGTCGCCGTAAATAATCCagctatgatattatatcaaaagttTGGATTCAAAATTGAAgaatttgtacaaaatttttatgaaaattatattcctGCCGATTCAGAAATGTCTAAACACGctttttttatacgtttacgcagtaacttaaaaaacaaagttaACTAA
- the LOC114125889 gene encoding stromal cell-derived factor 2 has product MLDISFSKAYLLCCATLILIRWTESKSVEYVTCGTVAKLYNIDLKVRLHSHDVKYGAGSGQQSVTGTDLSEDINSHWEIKAQTGKHCKRGEPIKCGSIVRFTHLTTKKNLHSHLFSSPLSGNQEVSAYGNDGVGDTGDHWYADCSGDYWERDDDIRLKHVDTGAYLMASSLSYGRPINGQKEIAAVKNPGPFSTHWRVKEGIFIHKDEPNDFHSDYLHTEL; this is encoded by the exons ATGTTGGACATATCTTTTAGCAAAGCATATTTACTGTGCTGCGCAACATTAATACTCATTCGATGGACTGAAA GTAAAAGTGTGGAGTATGTGACTTGTGGAACTGTcgcaaaattatacaatatcgaTCTCAAAGTAAGGTTGCATTCGCACGATGTCAAATATGGTGCAGGCAGTGGTCAGCAGTCTGTAACCGGCACCGATTTGTCTGAAGATATTAATTCACATTGGGAAATTAAAGCTCAAACAGGCAAACATTGTAAAAGAgg cgAGCCTATTAAATGTGGAAGTATAGTTAGATTTACACATCTCACTACCAAAAAGAACCTTCATTCACATCTATTCAGTTCTCCTCTATCTGGCAATCAAGAAGTGTCTGCGTATGGTAATGACGGCGTAGGAGATACTGGTGACCATTGGTATGCAGATTGCAGTGGAGACTATTGGGAAAGAGATGATGATATTCGATTAAAACATGTAGATACAGGAGC GTACTTAATGGCTTCAAGTTTATCATATGGCCGGCCAATTAATGGACAAAAAGAAATTGCTGCTGTAAAAAATCCAGGACCATTTTCGACTCATTGGCGTGTAAAAGAAGGCATATTTATCCACAAAGACGAACCTAATGATTTTCATTCTGATTACCTCCATAcagaactataa